One Gemmatimonadota bacterium DNA window includes the following coding sequences:
- a CDS encoding phytanoyl-CoA dioxygenase family protein, with product MSLTQAQIEEFRAAGFLNVGRVYSDEEADTLRDRLMTVIAGTSRGKAEAVRNIAGEDLEAERDVVIQVVNTWQADDGFRDHLYQPEICRMACELIGTDVLRVWHDQIQYKPPRRGGATDWHQDHPYWPIIQPADLVSAWVALDDATVENGCMRMVPRSHHWGPHKGGTIGTNEDGFTPEPDRSLIPDDEKIEIVPCEVKKGECMFHHCLTWHGSPPNPSDNGRPAIAVHYMPGWTRYQPTRTHIMERRVDVEPGELLTGRYFPTVWDHGPVEPPAHRSEGTSRDG from the coding sequence GTGTCCCTGACCCAGGCACAGATCGAAGAGTTCAGAGCGGCAGGATTTCTCAACGTCGGCCGCGTTTACAGTGATGAAGAAGCCGATACGTTGAGGGATCGCCTCATGACGGTCATCGCGGGCACATCCCGCGGCAAGGCCGAGGCGGTTCGAAACATAGCCGGCGAGGATCTGGAGGCGGAACGGGACGTGGTGATCCAGGTGGTCAACACCTGGCAGGCGGACGACGGATTCCGCGACCACCTCTACCAACCGGAGATCTGCCGCATGGCCTGCGAACTCATCGGTACCGACGTGCTGCGGGTGTGGCACGACCAGATCCAGTACAAGCCGCCCCGGCGCGGCGGGGCCACGGACTGGCACCAGGACCATCCCTACTGGCCGATTATCCAGCCTGCGGACCTGGTGAGCGCCTGGGTGGCCCTGGACGACGCCACCGTCGAGAACGGATGCATGCGCATGGTGCCGCGCAGCCACCACTGGGGGCCCCACAAGGGCGGCACGATCGGGACGAACGAAGACGGCTTTACGCCGGAACCCGACCGGTCCCTCATCCCGGACGACGAAAAGATCGAGATCGTCCCCTGCGAGGTAAAAAAGGGCGAATGCATGTTCCACCACTGCCTGACCTGGCACGGCAGCCCACCCAATCCGTCCGACAACGGCCGGCCCGCCATCGCGGTGCATTACATGCCCGGATGGACGAGGTACCAGCCCACACGGACTCATATCATGGAACGCCGGGTCGACGTCGAACCCGGTGAGTTGCTGACCGGCCGTTACTTCCCTACCGTGTGGGATCACGGCCCGGTCGAGCCGCCGGCGCACCGGTCCGAGGGAACATCGAGAGACGGGTAA
- a CDS encoding Gfo/Idh/MocA family oxidoreductase, with the protein MAIRMAQYGTGHGHAAGKLQSMSTHPDVECVGVYEPDAGRRSVLEHADGPYADVRWFDHVEDMLGDPAVVAVASEGRNDESLAQTEEIVRAGKHAWYDKPAGDDWPGWQRVVGLAEKADLQVQMGYMFRYHDGFRKIADWARSGMLGSVFSIRAHMSTNVPVSSREVISAHRGGIFYDLAGHMLDQVVWTLGRPSRVTAFLRNETGEVPAFADNGLGVFEYEHAMATVDIAAMEPSPPARRYEVYGTEGSAILLEPFEPGTEVRLVLAEAREGYPAGESRVPVEGRGRQALYDLELASFLKTITGKQPPDRPLSHELLVQETLLRATRGLS; encoded by the coding sequence ATGGCGATACGCATGGCACAGTACGGCACCGGTCACGGGCATGCCGCCGGCAAGCTTCAATCCATGTCGACCCATCCCGATGTCGAGTGCGTCGGGGTCTATGAGCCGGATGCGGGGCGAAGGTCCGTTCTGGAGCATGCCGACGGGCCCTATGCCGACGTTCGATGGTTCGACCACGTGGAGGACATGCTGGGTGATCCGGCTGTCGTTGCCGTGGCTTCGGAAGGCCGCAACGACGAGAGCCTGGCCCAGACCGAGGAGATCGTCCGCGCCGGCAAGCATGCCTGGTACGACAAGCCCGCCGGCGACGACTGGCCAGGCTGGCAGCGAGTGGTCGGCCTTGCCGAAAAGGCGGACCTGCAGGTGCAGATGGGGTACATGTTCCGGTATCACGACGGGTTCCGCAAGATCGCCGACTGGGCCCGGTCGGGCATGCTGGGCAGCGTGTTTTCGATCCGGGCACACATGTCGACCAACGTCCCCGTTTCGTCCCGCGAAGTGATCAGCGCCCACCGGGGAGGCATTTTCTACGACCTGGCCGGCCACATGCTCGACCAGGTGGTCTGGACCCTGGGCCGGCCGTCCAGGGTGACCGCGTTTCTGCGCAACGAAACAGGGGAAGTCCCCGCATTCGCGGATAACGGCCTGGGGGTGTTTGAATACGAGCACGCCATGGCCACCGTGGATATCGCCGCCATGGAACCGTCTCCGCCCGCCCGCCGCTACGAAGTATACGGTACGGAGGGCAGCGCCATTCTCCTCGAGCCCTTCGAACCGGGCACGGAAGTCCGGCTGGTCCTGGCAGAAGCCCGGGAAGGGTACCCCGCGGGCGAGTCCCGTGTGCCCGTGGAAGGCCGCGGCCGCCAGGCGCTGTACGACCTCGAACTGGCGTCCTTCCTGAAGACCATCACCGGGAAGCAGCCGCCGGACCGTCCCCTGTCCCACGAACTGCTCGTGCAGGAAACCCTGCTCCGTGCGACACGGGGCCTGTCGTGA
- the solA gene encoding N-methyl-L-tryptophan oxidase has translation MRARHGHRGYRRHGTVSARPPLRSIRYGGQRHSPRALRTGHGSPAGPGRSPGRVPRGRVPCARGRPRPPGAVRPRTGVLPEDHHREAAAGPSPVPRTARAGNPAPCDTGPVVNRPVKHYDVIVVGGGIVGVSTAYVLARRGLSVLLLERYAPVHEHGSSHGDSRMIRFDYEENVYVEMAARAFRAWEDLAERLGRPVFRRAGICNLAPAGAEVLETLETRLRDCELPYERLAGPSFARRFPQLSLPQHSEAIYQPDSAVLFADEVLRSLWDCVREDGVDALTETEVASIVPSEKHVEVTSADGRSWSGTRLVLATGSWTDGWLNALGIDVDLVVTRELLAYFPQAGSVPHEAGAMPNVIDYHTPDPFYCVPQVRVQGVKAGCHRTGRVVEADDPEVVDGANLATVREFIGRRCPHLSRDPVAVKHCLYTNSADFHFILDRHPDHANVVLAAGFSGHGFKFGPVLGEILAARLFDETPPVDTSLFGLERFSSQSVLKPRTLA, from the coding sequence ATACGAGCACGCCATGGCCACCGTGGATATCGCCGCCATGGAACCGTCTCCGCCCGCCCGCCGCTACGAAGTATACGGTACGGAGGGCAGCGCCATTCTCCTCGAGCCCTTCGAACCGGGCACGGAAGTCCGGCTGGTCCTGGCAGAAGCCCGGGAAGGGTACCCCGCGGGCGAGTCCCGTGTGCCCGTGGAAGGCCGCGGCCGCCAGGCGCTGTACGACCTCGAACTGGCGTCCTTCCTGAAGACCATCACCGGGAAGCAGCCGCCGGACCGTCCCCTGTCCCACGAACTGCTCGTGCAGGAAACCCTGCTCCGTGCGACACGGGGCCTGTCGTGAATCGGCCGGTGAAACATTACGACGTGATCGTGGTCGGCGGAGGGATCGTGGGCGTCTCGACGGCCTACGTGCTGGCCCGCCGCGGGCTGAGCGTCCTCCTCCTCGAACGGTACGCACCCGTCCACGAACACGGCAGTTCGCACGGCGACAGCCGGATGATCCGTTTCGACTACGAAGAGAACGTGTACGTCGAAATGGCGGCGCGCGCCTTCCGGGCCTGGGAGGATCTCGCGGAACGCCTGGGAAGGCCGGTGTTCAGGCGGGCCGGCATCTGCAACCTGGCGCCTGCCGGCGCGGAGGTGCTGGAGACGCTGGAGACCCGGCTGCGGGACTGCGAACTCCCCTACGAACGACTGGCCGGTCCTTCCTTTGCGCGCCGTTTCCCCCAGCTAAGCCTGCCACAGCACAGTGAAGCCATCTACCAACCCGACAGCGCCGTGCTTTTCGCCGACGAGGTGTTACGAAGCCTGTGGGACTGCGTCCGGGAAGACGGCGTGGACGCCCTGACGGAGACGGAAGTCGCTTCGATCGTCCCGTCCGAAAAGCACGTCGAGGTCACATCGGCGGACGGACGGTCCTGGTCAGGCACCCGCCTCGTGCTGGCAACCGGCAGCTGGACGGATGGATGGCTGAACGCGCTGGGGATCGATGTCGACCTGGTGGTGACGCGGGAGTTGCTGGCCTACTTTCCGCAGGCCGGGTCGGTCCCTCATGAGGCGGGTGCCATGCCCAACGTGATCGATTACCACACCCCCGATCCCTTCTACTGCGTGCCCCAGGTACGGGTACAGGGCGTCAAGGCCGGTTGCCACCGGACCGGCCGGGTCGTCGAGGCGGACGACCCCGAAGTCGTGGACGGCGCGAATCTTGCCACGGTGCGGGAATTCATCGGACGCAGATGTCCCCACCTGTCCCGGGATCCCGTCGCGGTGAAACATTGCCTGTACACCAACTCGGCGGACTTCCACTTCATCCTGGACCGCCATCCCGATCATGCGAACGTGGTCCTGGCGGCGGGTTTTTCAGGCCACGGCTTCAAGTTCGGCCCGGTGCTGGGAGAGATCCTGGCCGCCCGGCTGTTCGATGAAACGCCGCCCGTCGACACGAGTCTGTTCGGTCTCGAACGGTTCAGTAGTCAAAGTGTGCTGAAACCTCGTACGCTCGCGTAG
- a CDS encoding amidohydrolase family protein yields the protein MLKAITGGSIINGKGAAPIPGGLILVDGNRIQAVGSRDSLSIPGDAEVVDLGTATLLPGLIDTHVHLVMNAREDCVTSLAHKSAVESVVEAAGNARRTLRGGVTTVRDCADVFGVTLTLKRAIDGGHLDGPRILACGLPITTTAGHLNYMGISADSTEEVLKAVRTVVSMGVDWVKVCATGGGLTPDSNVRRAQYSAETLTALVQDAHRLGRKVAAHAHGTEGIMNCAIAGTDSIEHCSWMGEEDGHRYDGDAVDLIRQKGLYVSHTITGPRTGSSEEVEALMNSEYGERFDLLRRTLEAGVRMVISSDAGVPDTRFEDFAGSLVIAVKCCGFSPMGAIIASTSRAAEMLGMADQVGSLEPGRFADVLAVDGDPLQDIGAMRRIVGVFKDGRRFV from the coding sequence TTGCTAAAGGCCATCACAGGCGGCTCGATCATCAACGGGAAGGGCGCGGCGCCCATTCCCGGCGGGCTGATCCTCGTGGACGGCAACCGGATCCAGGCCGTCGGTTCCCGCGACAGCCTTTCCATTCCCGGCGACGCAGAGGTCGTCGACCTCGGCACGGCCACGCTGCTTCCAGGCCTTATCGATACCCACGTACATCTCGTCATGAACGCGCGGGAGGACTGCGTCACCTCCCTGGCGCACAAAAGCGCCGTGGAGTCCGTGGTCGAGGCCGCCGGGAACGCCCGACGGACCTTGCGGGGCGGGGTGACGACCGTTCGGGACTGCGCCGACGTGTTCGGCGTGACGCTGACCCTGAAGCGGGCCATCGACGGGGGTCACCTGGACGGCCCGCGCATACTCGCCTGCGGCCTGCCCATTACCACGACGGCGGGGCACCTTAACTACATGGGGATCAGCGCGGACAGCACGGAGGAGGTGCTGAAGGCCGTGCGCACGGTGGTCTCCATGGGCGTGGACTGGGTCAAGGTCTGTGCCACCGGAGGCGGACTGACGCCGGACAGCAACGTGCGCCGCGCCCAGTATTCGGCGGAGACCCTGACGGCCCTCGTCCAGGACGCCCATCGTCTGGGCAGGAAAGTCGCCGCCCACGCCCACGGCACCGAAGGCATCATGAACTGTGCCATTGCGGGCACCGACAGCATCGAGCACTGTTCGTGGATGGGTGAGGAAGATGGCCACCGTTACGACGGGGATGCCGTCGACCTGATCCGGCAGAAGGGCCTTTACGTCAGCCACACGATCACGGGGCCGAGGACCGGTTCGTCCGAGGAAGTGGAAGCGTTGATGAACAGCGAGTACGGCGAGCGATTCGACTTGCTGCGCCGGACGCTGGAGGCAGGCGTCCGCATGGTCATATCCAGCGATGCGGGCGTCCCGGACACGCGCTTCGAGGACTTCGCCGGGAGCCTCGTCATCGCCGTCAAGTGCTGCGGCTTCTCGCCCATGGGCGCCATCATCGCTTCCACGAGCCGGGCCGCCGAGATGCTGGGGATGGCAGATCAGGTCGGATCCCTGGAACCCGGCCGATTCGCGGATGTCCTCGCCGTCGATGGAGATCCACTGCAGGACATCGGCGCCATGCGCCGGATCGTCGGCGTGTTCAAGGACGGCCGCCGGTTCGTGTGA
- a CDS encoding acetyl-CoA carboxylase carboxyltransferase subunit alpha — protein sequence MDENGPILEFEKPIYELEKRIEEMRNYAVTENLDALADEIQRLEEEVARQRRKTYSNLTRWQRVLIARHPNRPHTLDYINGMMEDFVELHGDRSFGDDKAMVTGLAKMDGRPIAVVGHQKGKNTKENVMRNFGMAGPEGYRKALRIMKLAEKFDMPVLSLVDTPGAYPGAGAEERGQAEAIARNIYEMGRLRVPIIVMVIGEGASGGALGIGVGDRVIMMENAWYSVISPEPCSTILWKDQEKAAARKADCAEALRLSATDLLQFGVIDEIVPEPFGGAHRDHETAISNVRKSILKALHEAGTQSVEERLEARLEKYSSMGAFDVAPAADDPS from the coding sequence ATGGATGAGAACGGACCGATCCTCGAATTCGAAAAACCGATCTACGAGCTCGAGAAGCGCATAGAGGAAATGAGAAACTATGCGGTGACCGAGAACCTCGATGCCCTGGCCGACGAGATCCAGCGCCTGGAGGAGGAAGTGGCCCGCCAGCGGCGGAAGACCTATTCCAACTTGACCCGTTGGCAGCGCGTGCTCATCGCCCGCCATCCGAACCGCCCCCACACGCTCGACTACATCAACGGGATGATGGAGGATTTCGTCGAACTGCATGGCGACCGGTCCTTCGGGGATGACAAGGCCATGGTCACGGGGCTGGCGAAAATGGATGGTCGGCCGATCGCCGTGGTGGGACACCAGAAGGGGAAGAACACCAAGGAAAACGTGATGCGTAACTTCGGCATGGCGGGTCCCGAGGGATACCGCAAGGCCCTGCGCATCATGAAGCTGGCCGAGAAGTTCGACATGCCGGTCCTGTCCCTGGTCGATACCCCCGGAGCCTATCCCGGCGCGGGCGCCGAGGAGCGGGGCCAGGCGGAGGCGATCGCCCGGAACATCTACGAGATGGGACGGCTGCGCGTGCCGATCATCGTCATGGTGATCGGCGAAGGCGCCAGCGGAGGCGCCCTGGGGATCGGTGTGGGCGACCGCGTCATCATGATGGAGAACGCCTGGTATTCGGTCATCAGCCCCGAACCCTGTTCCACCATCCTGTGGAAGGACCAGGAAAAGGCGGCCGCCAGAAAGGCCGATTGTGCGGAGGCCCTGCGGCTTTCGGCTACCGACCTGCTCCAGTTCGGCGTCATCGACGAAATCGTGCCCGAACCCTTCGGGGGCGCGCACCGCGACCACGAAACGGCCATTTCGAACGTCAGAAAATCCATCCTCAAGGCGTTGCACGAGGCGGGCACACAGTCCGTCGAGGAACGCCTGGAAGCCCGGCTGGAGAAGTACAGCAGCATGGGTGCCTTCGATGTAGCACCTGCCGCGGACGACCCGTCGTAA